The genomic interval CCCCTTTGGCAGTGGAACACTTTTACGATGTAGTTAATGAAGAAGGCATATTCAACGCGCAGGAATTGCCAGAATGTTATGCGCTGCCTCACTTTCTTATCCCTATCCGCCTTGACACTGGCCATCTGATCCCTCATCATGGAAACGATCAAGTTGATCAGCATGTACTTGACCACGAATCCCATTATGGTATACAATACGATGCCCAGCCACTCTCCGCCGTAGAAGATGTCCGGTGGGTACACTAAATTCGTATAGCCAAAAGCAAAGCAGGTGACCGTAACAATGCCCTTGGGGAAGTCCCTGAAGTTGCTGGTATAGTTGCCATTGATGGTGACCGTCGCAATGCCAATTGCAATGATGAAAATTACGGTTATTACGAAGGTGCAGAGCAACGCGTCCCACGCCATAGCGATTGTCTTGGTGAACAGTTGGAAGGTGGCAGAAAACTGCATCACCTTCCACAAACGCATAGTGACCAGGGCCACGGTCAATCCCGTGACCACATCCTCAAGGTAGGAGAGCTGGGCGGGCTCCCGAAAGTCCAGAAAGTCCACCACAACGGCGATTTCAACTTTCTTGATCATCTTTTGAACCATGTTATCCCGCACCGCCATGATCATCCCCACAATGACGCTGAGTGCCACGATCATTGCATCCACCAGGACCCACAGGGTCTTCAGCTGTCGAGGATCGTACCAGACCTTCACGAAGAACGCCTTGGTGAACTGCAGCCACGTGACGACAAAGACAAACACCATTAGCATTCCGAACTTCGTAAACTCCCGCAGTTGCTCCACAAACGTGTGACTCTCGACCTTCATGTGCCCATCAGGATACTGGTAGGGAAACTTCTCCACCCACAAGGTGCACACGGTAAAGGTATTGGCATCCGCGTTATACAAGCTAAAGTCCATGAACAAAGCTGTCGTATTGGCATCCAGCCAGTTTTTGTTCATCAAGTAATCAATAATTTGCAGGCTTTTGTAGCGGGTGTCCGAGAGCAGTACCTTGTAGCCCTTCGATTCCGGATAGTTGAACATGTGCCCCACGTGGTTGATGCCCATAAGTAGGTTGTCCCGAGCCACAGACACACTGGGCAGCCAGGGTGTGTAGATGGGCCAGTACTTGTCCGTATAGGGAACCCTTTCGTAGGGCAGTGTCCAGCTCTCCCCAAAGTCCCGCTCGGTGAACACGGGAAGCGATAGACCCAATCGGTTGCTCTCCGTCCTCAGCTGCCTCAACCTCACCACGCCCAGTAGTCTAGTGCCCTCCGCATGGATCCAAGGGGCTCCGCCACTGGTGTTCTTGCCATCTGTAAAGGCCAGCACCAACGAGGTCaccacaaaaaaatatatatccgGCACATCCGCCACATGGAATAGTCCGAACGCATCCCCACGATTATACTGGAACAGTATCTCAGTGGCCTCTGTGTTGAAGTACAGCAACTCATCGAAGAAAGCTAAGGCCATGAAGAAGTAAACCAGGAAAAGCTTGCCTGTGAGCCAGAGTTCCTCGGTAATCAGGCGATACTTCAGGTTCACCCTCTCGTTCCGATGCCTCTCCGTGATCATCAGCTCACTCCGCAGCGTCCGGAGTCGCAGTCGGAGATTATCCATGAACGTGTCCACATTGGCATTCTCGTTGGGAGTCTCCGGGGCTTGGTGGGCCGGCCAGAAGGCGGCATCCAGCGACAAAATTGTGAACTTGATGGGCGTAAAAATCAGGATCTGAAGTAAAGTAACGGCCAGGAAAGCAACCAGGATCATGTTGAATTTGCCATACTCGTGACGGAATCCCGAGAACATCCAGATGCAGGCCACACAGATCGCTATGATTATCAGGGTCAGGTAGAAGATAATGTTACTGAACTTCTTCGCCATTGCTGTTTATCAAGTTTTAGTTAAGCCTCTTTTACACAAATCGAATGAGTAAGATCTCCTTTGACAGTTTAAGATGGGGTTCTTTCGATTTGATTACAGTGCATGTCCCCACTATGTGACTTATTATCAATAATAAGTTATAAtagttataattataatagtaACAGATTTAAGTTTACAATACTTTTTTGGAACTGGTTCGATACATTTTGTTATCTTTTTGCAACATACTTTAAGTCCAAACTTCAAATTTCGAAAGTAGTAATAGTTTTGGTGGTTTGGATTCTTCATATGGAAAAAATGAGATATAATGGAAGTCTTTTTCTAGAATTCTAGAAACGTAGACGATACTAGAGTATTTCGGTAATCATTTAGCGAAACACCAATATTTCCTGAATCACTACATTACTTTTGAAACTGGCAGTTAATTTAGATTCAACAGATTAGGACTGTGATTAAGAAAAGTATCAGTTGTTCGATGTCCTTAGAGTGTATTCTCGGAATTATTGTTTATCAATGCTGGGCAATTTTCTAGCAATCATTTTCGTGTACGTTCAGAGCCAATTTTtcattgaaataaatattcatttgaaACGTGTTAAAAGAGAATATACAATTGAATatcgttttattatttctccATTTATTATCGTTGTCTCCGAGGTGATCACAGCTTAGTAATTTAGATAAGGAGCGATGCAGACGCTGCGGCGTAGCTTAGTGCTGCGGAGTAAGCCAAAGGCGAGGAGTAGGTCACGGAGCAGCCATAGGAGCGGCCGCGTACTTGGCCACAAGTGGATCAGCCACGGGAGCAATCACAAGAGCAAGAGCGATGCCATTGTAGTTCCGAACAGTAACTTGACTACTGGCAGCGGTGACACCTGGAGCGAGAGCGGCTACCACGACAGCGGGACCAGAGTGAGTCAGAGGAGGAGAGTAAGCCACGTCAACAGTGTAGGCCAAAGGCGCACCAAGGAGTCCAGGCTTGGCAGGGATGCAGGCCACGATAGCCAAGGCAAGGACGGCCTgtgaataaaatacaattagtAAATAGGACAGAAAGCTAAGATTCCAAACTTACGGATCTTAACATTTTGATTATGGATCTGGTGCTTTCGGTTCGGAAACTTGATCTTGTCACGGCACAACACATTCCATACCACTCTTTATACGCCGCATCGGGACTGCGTCTGTAACCTCAGGCAGTCGAATTCAG from Drosophila mauritiana strain mau12 chromosome 3L, ASM438214v1, whole genome shotgun sequence carries:
- the LOC117139357 gene encoding polycystin-2, which produces MAKKFSNIIFYLTLIIIAICVACIWMFSGFRHEYGKFNMILVAFLAVTLLQILIFTPIKFTILSLDAAFWPAHQAPETPNENANVDTFMDNLRLRLRTLRSELMITERHRNERVNLKYRLITEELWLTGKLFLVYFFMALAFFDELLYFNTEATEILFQYNRGDAFGLFHVADVPDIYFFVVTSLVLAFTDGKNTSGGAPWIHAEGTRLLGVVRLRQLRTESNRLGLSLPVFTERDFGESWTLPYERVPYTDKYWPIYTPWLPSVSVARDNLLMGINHVGHMFNYPESKGYKVLLSDTRYKSLQIIDYLMNKNWLDANTTALFMDFSLYNADANTFTVCTLWVEKFPYQYPDGHMKVESHTFVEQLREFTKFGMLMVFVFVVTWLQFTKAFFVKVWYDPRQLKTLWVLVDAMIVALSVIVGMIMAVRDNMVQKMIKKVEIAVVVDFLDFREPAQLSYLEDVVTGLTVALVTMRLWKVMQFSATFQLFTKTIAMAWDALLCTFVITVIFIIAIGIATVTINGNYTSNFRDFPKGIVTVTCFAFGYTNLVYPPDIFYGGEWLGIVLYTIMGFVVKYMLINLIVSMMRDQMASVKADRDKKVRQRITFWQFLRVEYAFFINYIVKVFHCQRGYQRKNRTVAQNIQRELNSIELKRRKTKISSIYSETIYVMPINKDLEQMKYRERIERTFTLAAILHTQMELMERLMFGDEEGNLPSLDQDDEQITDTEED